ATCTGTACACTTATAGGTATCTTCCGTAATAAGTACTTTTACATGTCTGCCGACCCCGGACTGCGCGCGCTGACCGGTCGCTTGATTCGTAGCTTGCGTCGCGATCGCCTCGTCCAAGCCACCACCGACGAGTTATTACACCACCTCAGCAGCGATCGCGTCTTGCTTTACTTCTTCTACCGTCAGTGGGAAGGCCAGGTTACTTTCGAATCGCTCAGCGATCCGCAATACTCCATTCTGGGCTCCACCGGCCCCGATGATTGTTTTGGCGATCGGTATGCCGAAGATTACCTTGCCGGCCGCGTGCGCGCGATCGCCGATGTCGAAACCGAACCGATTGCCGAGTGCCACCGTACCTTTTTACTCGACTTACAGGTGCGTGCAAACCTCGTCGTCCCCGTGTTAACCGAGCGCGGGTTGTGGGGTTTGCTCGTCGCCCATCACTGCTGTGAACCGCGCCTGTGGAGTGCCGAGCACATCGCTGCCATGCAAAGGGGTGCCAAAAACTTGGCAGCAGCTCCGTCGGTTGCACTCAGCTAGGTTTCCTACGAATCGTCGAGATAGCAAGTGCACCTCTGCCTTTCGAGTGCACGCTGTGGGAACGATTTCCAGGGGATTGCTGACAGAGACTTTTGCCGGGAGTTTCTGTTAGAAACTCCAAAAATGAGGAATAATAGTAACGAGCGACATTGCTAAAAAATTTGAGCCAAGTTGACATGTTGCCGCACGACCGGAGCAATGATGAATGTCCGAGCAATCGGACTGACTGGGCGTACCGCACGAGCGATTGCCTAGCGGCAACTGCGGTAGAAGTTTACGTGCGATTGCCTGGTGCTTACGTGCTTCGCAACCTCCAGCACCTCCTGCCAAGTTGGACGGCTCCGACCATTTGGAACGCAATCGTGCTTCAGCAGGCCGAGCTCTCTCTTGTCCAGCCGACCCCTCAAGTCAATGCCGAGAAAGACCGATTGCGCGAGCGCTTCCTCGCCCTCGGACGCTCCCTCTCCGAGGGGTTGCGCGCCCGTCGGTATGGCATTGAGATCGTAGATCCGCGCACGGGCTACCCACACCTCGGCCGGCGCGGCGATCGCCGCCACGATGACGTGACTGCCGTAGCCACTGCCCTTAACTTCGAGGTCGACGGCGATGTTTGCTCCTACCTCGTTCATCCCGAGTGGGGAGCAGCAGTCTACCCCAGCGTGCTGTTTTCTGCTGCTGACAGCACTATTCTCCAGCCATTGTTCCACGCTGCGGCCAGAGCAAGCGGGTGGGTGGAAGCAGATGCGAACGAGCTCGTTCTCTACACTGCTCCTGCGAGCCGGTCGACTTGAACGGACGGCGCTCTTCTTGGGAGGCTGGCGATCGCCCCAGAAATGACCGACAATAGCAGCGCAGTTCTAGTGGCAGCTCTAGGAGCGCAATAGTTCTCATGGTTAAGACGGCTTCGACGATGCTGGACTTGGGCACCCCCGCCCCTAATTTCCACCTGCCGGACACCGTTTCTGGCGACACCATTTCCCTGGAAACATTTGCCGGTAAACCGGCTTTACTAGTCATTTTTATGTGCGCCCACTGCCCGTTTGTCATACACGTGCAAGGCGAGTTGGCGCGCATTGGCAAAGATTATGCTAAACGGAACTTAGGGATTGTTGGAATCAGTGCCAACAACGTCGAAACCCATCCGGATGATGCTCCCGATAAGCTCAAGGCAATGGTTGAACACCTCGGTTTCAACTTCCCGCTGTGCTACGACGCCAGCCAGGTAACTGCCAAAGCCTATACGGCTGCCTGTACGCCCGATTTCTTCTTGTTCGACGGCGATCGAAAGCTTATTTACCGGGGACAGCTGGACGACAGCCGCCCCGGCAATAACGCACCCGTCAATGGCAAAGACCTGCGTGCGGCGATTGATGCCGTCCTGGCAGGTCGGCCGGTTGCAACCCACCAAAAGCCCAGCATCGGCTGCAATATCAAGTGGAAACCCGGCAACGAGCCGTC
This genomic stretch from Rubidibacter lacunae KORDI 51-2 harbors:
- a CDS encoding methylmalonic aciduria and homocystinuria type D protein, with translation MLPHDRSNDECPSNRTDWAYRTSDCLAATAVEVYVRLPGAYVLRNLQHLLPSWTAPTIWNAIVLQQAELSLVQPTPQVNAEKDRLRERFLALGRSLSEGLRARRYGIEIVDPRTGYPHLGRRGDRRHDDVTAVATALNFEVDGDVCSYLVHPEWGAAVYPSVLFSAADSTILQPLFHAAARASGWVEADANELVLYTAPASRST
- a CDS encoding GAF domain-containing protein, with translation MSADPGLRALTGRLIRSLRRDRLVQATTDELLHHLSSDRVLLYFFYRQWEGQVTFESLSDPQYSILGSTGPDDCFGDRYAEDYLAGRVRAIADVETEPIAECHRTFLLDLQVRANLVVPVLTERGLWGLLVAHHCCEPRLWSAEHIAAMQRGAKNLAAAPSVALS
- a CDS encoding thioredoxin family protein, with protein sequence MVKTASTMLDLGTPAPNFHLPDTVSGDTISLETFAGKPALLVIFMCAHCPFVIHVQGELARIGKDYAKRNLGIVGISANNVETHPDDAPDKLKAMVEHLGFNFPLCYDASQVTAKAYTAACTPDFFLFDGDRKLIYRGQLDDSRPGNNAPVNGKDLRAAIDAVLAGRPVATHQKPSIGCNIKWKPGNEPSYFG